The region TTAGAGGCCAGACAGAGGCTGAGATTCATTTATAGAAGCTGAGATTAAGGGATTATGTATAACCCTGGGTGTGGTGACATGAACTCAAAGTACAGTGATGAAgtacaatggaaaaaataaacaacttcTCTGAAGTTTGTATTTAGCAAACTAATCCCCTTCCAACCAAATCctcaataagaaaatgaactaTATCCAAGTAATGTTAGAATGAACTGTTTGATCAAGAAACATGAAGCCAGGTGTGCCAGCATGTTGGCTGCAgctgaaaatgaaaaaggaagcatACTTTGCAGGGTTGAATTCCTTTGCTAAAGTTTTCTTGCAAAATACTTTTTCTGAAATGTACTGGAGGAAGGATTATGGGAATATGGAAATAGGCCAACAGGCAGAACTGAATGCTCTCATAAAAACCATGGTGAAAGAGCCAGAatctttgggggtcagcagaccaggagagtgctacacaactcccaggagggtgagggacataTAGATGAAAGAACTGAAGTGACAAATATGAGTTACCAAGTCCCCATGGAGGCCAGGAAggtcttccctcccccaccccaagatattaagctgtgGTGAAACAACTGGTTCATCACAactcagagggaagcagacatgttcctccctgtcagctgttttaaGGGAAAAGGGATGGGAGATTGGGGGTGttttcttcagtaaattcagctagcagagccctctttgaatccctatctggagattcaacacatggaaataggaaagctgagactgaaacaccttcATGAAAAGGTGTGCTGACTAGTGCCATCTCCTGGtaagtctggaaattgcatagacAAAAGCTGTTTAGACCTTTCCATAGCCAACCCTTGGGAGAAAATCAATGCCCCACTGGTGAGTATCTGGTCTGGTTTaagaaaacttaagctgggcaatttaaaaactgagaataagttgaaccaaatattaaggaagagctttgaaaaaaacaataggcgagagagaaattagccatcagaataACTTCGCCAATATATTTGGATGCCTGCAAATCAACaagaaattacaagccatactaggaaatagacATGGCCTGGGCacaagaacaaaccaaatatcctgatgagatacagggcTTGGTACAATTAAGCAATAATAATTATACAACTCttctaaatcacttcaaataatttaaagaaaatatgactaaagaaataaaagatattcagaagacactgggagagcatgaagaacaatttgaaagtctgcaaggaaaattaacagaccttatgggaatgaaagatatggtGGGTGagatttaaaattcattaaaggcacataagagatttgaattgcttgaagacagaattcatgattttgaagacaatgtctgaactggaaaagaaagaacagaaaaagaagagaatggaaaaaaaatggaagagtctcaggaaattgaatgacaaaataacacacaaatatttgcattattagtgtcccagaaggagaagagaatggaaaggggacagaaggaatatctgaggaaataatgaccaaaaacttcccaaaccttatgaaGGACCTAGATATGACTATCCaaaaaggacaatgcaccccaaacagaataaacctgaGTAGacttaccctgagacacctagtattcagaataacaaatatcatagatatagagaggattctgaaagcagcaagaggaaagcaaagcatcacatacaaaggaaacacgataagattaagtgccaacctctcatcagaaaccatagaggagagaagaaagtgttatgctgtatttaaggtactgaaagagaaaaactgcaagcctagagttctgtatctagcaaagcagtccttcaaaaatgagacagtggccactggaggtgctgaaggcaggaagaaggaaaataaggTGTAATGTAGGGGGCAGTTTGGAGGCTTGAAATTGTccagaatgacattgcaatgacagatacaggccattatatatcctgccataacttaaaGAATGTAAGTTGAAGTggaagagagtgaaaactacaatgtaaactataatccatgcttagtggccatgcttcaacatgtgttcatcaattggaatgaatgtaccacactaatgaaagaagttgttaatgtggggaaaagtgggaggtgtggggaatggggggaCATACAggaattcattatatttttatgtaacattttaagtaatctaagtatctttttaaaaattaaaaaatattaaaactaataaaaataaaataaaatacatgttttaaaaaatggtgagttcaaaatcttcacagacaaaaactgatagaatattctACTAAAGACCAGATTCGCAAGAGATTTGCAGCTTCAtaggaaaaaacaaaggcaagagatttggagatagtttaaaaatgaagattattaggaagagtaaagCATAAGACAGATATTAGAATGATATGACAGTAGAGAacagaaggacaaaatggatgaagtagcgcctttacagtagtaacgctgaatgttaatggattgaactccccaatcaaaaaacatagactgatagaatggataaaaaaatatgagctggtTATATGTCGTCTACAATaaacccacctcagatgtaaggttaagagtgaaaggctagaaaaaggtATTTCAagcaaatactaaccaaaaaaatAGCTGAGGAAgacagataaatgtaaaataacaacattatcatatatgaacaataattacccAGTGCAGCTGGCAAATTGTTCCCGTTCTCTGAATTCTGCAATTATTTTTCATACAGAATGAACTCTTTTAGTAGAGGAGGGCTAGAGAAGAGTTAAATTCTTGgatacatcattttttttaacctttttaaaaatgctttttaattaaaatagtctatctggatcaataattattttgcatgactactattgaaaaagatttttagtttttctgcctTATAAAATTTTGAATTGGCAAATTATTTGTGTAATTCATTCCAacaagatgtgaagaattcccaaataggaatttggttATCTAGAAAAAATTTTgtcctaaatggaaattaaataactaaaccaataatttatttcattcttaaagaTTATGTCCAATTGTTtaagctgtaatataaaaattagaattatgttataattaatttctgttttatttgaatttgaattactatttgcatttataaacgtttgttgctatgctactgctattcatatttataattgattatataaaATCTATCCTGGCTTTGCACTCTCATTcaaaatttgtaatttccttcaatccttttttctatttattttacaattttataataaaggatCTTTTAACTGTTAAAATTAGCCatttgattttacactttggatagatcatataatatgtgaatgtatctcaataaacctgcttaataagcaaataaatgattGGGCAaaagtagccagaaatagcagctatgtgtatAGTATGGAAACAGAGAAATGGAGAGGTGAGCAAtgttcttatttgtttgtttgttatttttattattgaaatagtgaaaatgttttaataatgattgaagtgatgaacacacaactatgtgattgattgtacacttgggataaatcatgtgctttattaatatgtatcagtaaaattgacttgTGTAAAAATTTTATGTGGAGGACATGGGAGAAGAATACTTAGAAAAGGCTAAATCGGGGACATCCAGGTTAACTGACtgagaaaacactttttctgaAGGCCAATGGTCAATAAATTTATATGACAATTTCTCTTACTGGCCTTATTTTTCCTATATTGCAGTAGTATATGAATATAATATGGAACACTAtattgcttccattttttccctcaaCTAAATAGGAACAAATTATTCTTCCTATATCACACAATATGTATTTCAAAAATTTACATTATTTGATTCAAAGATGGTAGAACTCAAGGTATATATCTGGGCATCTCCAATAAGAAAGAGTATCATCTAGTATGCCTTGTTTGGAACAGGAAGTCATGTGGAATGCTTTTCTATTCTCTCACTGGCAGGTTGACCAAAAGATAAGATATGCCACTGGAAAGTATTTCTTTGCAACTGTCTTTTCATAACCCCATTTTATTCTCAAAAGGAGCCCAAATTTGTCAATATTGCATGCTTTCCTTATCTACTGTGAAAAGGGTAGATGAAATATATCTCAGTATAAGTGATAATATGATTATATAAATCAGTGGTGGATTTATTGTATGGAGGTAAGGACAGAGAAGACAATTGAGGTTTCCTTTAGCACACATCTGTTTTATGCATGACAAGGAAATTTCTTCTCCTAGAAATCAGTTCCTTCAAAACTGTACAAAAACTTGATTGGTCCTGGTATGATCATGTAGCTAATGTCAGATAAGGAAATTTTCTGGGTCATTGcaaatttgaattaaatcaacCTCAATTCATTGATAATATCATTATAAAACTCAGGATTTCCCTTCGTTGTGTTACTACATGTGAGCAAAATCAGTTTACCATGTATCTGAAGAAGATATCAATGCATGGAGAAAGTTTAAACAGAAGATGGCAAAACATTCAAGTCACCAGTtatgtatttttggatttttatctaGTAATGGGTTTGAAATTCTTATGAGGTTAATTTTTCCTAGAtatgaaaattataatttattgggaaagataaaaactacataaatgttaaggtaaaacaaaaatttaaaaggacaATGATATAaggtttgatattgtttatttgACTTAAATCTATTTCTAAAGTGATGAAATTAATAGTAAGATATGTATCAAGTTCATTGGAGAAGCAGTCTTTCTTTCTAGCTGGATAAGAATAAGTACTTCATGTAGTAGTAGATGCTTGAATTGACAtaaaagggaaatgcaaatgttaAAGAGCAAAATGTATGGAAAAGCGTCATTCATAAATATAtctaaatttaataagaaaaacaatgattttaataataattgCCACTAAgagctaattttaaaaagaactcaaCTTATTCATTGATTACATTTcattgtgtgtgagtgtgtaagaGAGTTTGTgtttatgtgcatatgtgtgcgcTTCTTTACAAATCTGATACATATCAACTCAACCAACAATGTACAAAAATATGGGACTTCATTACTACTCTACTATTGTTTTGTCTTCACTTAACCAACAGCACAATCACCATATCAATTAAGTGTCACTATCAAAACCAAgagtaatttatttaatatttatttgtgaattttaagaATAAGAAGCATGTGAACCCAGTTTGACTACATTCTTATGACAGGACATAATACGATGACTTAGCATAGATATACTGCCATTTATTGTATCAATTGCTGAACTCATTCTCGAAAAGACTGAAAATTCTCAGGTCTGGAATGATTCCCAATGATTCCCTCACAAAGATTTCATCCACTTGATGAAACCCTGACTCTTAGTTAAGGTGTCCTTCAGTGCATTTTTCATAGTTTCATTCCGTAGACTGAAGATGAAGGGATTCAGGAGAGGTATGATCACACTGGAGAAGATAAAGAGTATCTTGTTGAGGTGGAGGCTGCTCTTTTGCGATGGGCGAACATACACAAAGATAGAGACCCCATAGCCCATGGAGACTACGGTGAAGTGAGAGGCACAGGTGGCAAAGGCTTTGCATTGCCCTTGTCCTGAAGGTATCTTCAGAACGGTGGAGATGATATAAGCATAGGAGACTACTGTGAGTGACAGGGAGCTGATGAGCAGGACAAGGGAACTGAGGAAATCCAATAGTTCAATGGCATGTATGTCAGCACAAGCCAAGTGGAGGAGGGGAGCACTGTCACAGAAAAAGTGACCAATCTTATTGGGGCCACAGTATGGCAGCCTTGCCCTATAGATGGTGGTTGGGAGAATAAGGAGAAAGCTGCTTACCCAGGAGAGTATTACAAGACGGACACAGAATGAACTGGTCATAATCATAGAGTACTGAAGGGGGTTGCAAATGGCCACATAAAGGTCATAAGACATGATGGCAAAAAGGATGAACTCAGTGCATccagagaggaagaagaaatagaactgGGCAAGACATCCATTAAGTGAGATGCTCTTTTTCTCTAACAGAAAGCCTGCCAGCATCTTGGGAACAACACATGTGGTGGTTAATATTTCACTGAAAGAGAGATtgctaaggaagaaatacataggGGATTGGAGCCTATAATCCAGAAGAATCAGGGTAATTATGAGGGTGTTTCCAAGGACAGTCACCAAGTGagccaataaaaaaatgaagaacagGATACCCCCAATGACCCTGGTGGTAGGTATCCCAATAAAATTAATCTCTGTCACCATCGTCCAATTGCCTCTCTCCATGCCGTATGGGAATCTCCTCTCACAAGAGAACCAAGGAATGAAAGAGCAAACTGCAGGACTCATGAAAGCAGAATCATCTAAGATAAAAGAAGTtaggtaattttatttatttgagaaattaGCTACATGAATGAAAAATACAGCTATtataacatttttctaaattctagaaaaaatatgaaaatcaatgtTCCTAATAATTAAGACATATAAGAATTGAATTCCATAAGTTTTTTCTAGCCCTTACATCTCTATTTCATAACCCAAATGATAAGGCAATAATTACCATATACTCATATattgtcaataaatatttatcattaagATTATTTGAAGAAAACTGCTTTAAACCAATATAAGCAACAAATAGATTCATTTCAATAGTTaagaataatttaatttttaactgaTTTTACTTCAGGCATCTGGTTTACACAAAATATTGAATATATTACCAGGTAATGCAAGTCTTAATTTTGTAGGGCAAAGACAAACTGAATACTACCTCTATGTCTTCATGTTTAACTACTGTGAGTAAATAGTATAGCTCAACCAATATTGGCCACTAGAAATGAATTTGCTAATCATCTTTTAGATATTTAATGTGGTTTGTCTCCAGAGAATCTTAAATTTTACTAAtatgttctttaaattttatgGTAATCCATGGAATTTTATCTATTAGTGGAGATCTTTTAAatagtaaatgaatgaaaagttaaagaaaatatatttctatagtataaatttttaaaaaatttttgagattTTCTTGGAACAAATTTTTAGAATAAATGATTTTAGACTGCCCCAATAAATGTGTAGTTGCATTAGCCAGAAATGTTTGAGAACATACTTCCCTTCATAGAGTGATAGCTCTTATGTTATATAATTAAATTGATAGTGTTAGTGCACAGAGAAAATTCCAAATTTGAAGATGTCATAATAAAGACTGTTATCATAAATGAAAGCAAGCACTTACCAGTATTATGCCATTTTGGTAGGAAAAAAATATCTAAAGAGATCATCTAGCCAAAGAAAACTTGGGAAGAGCAGTAATCAGTTATATCAAGACAAACACATAAATGGATTAAGCTCAACTAGTTTAAGTatgagacaaaaaaacaaaaagaaaacaaaaacagaagttaactttattcattttgtaagatatgaacataattaaaatggataaaaatgttaTTCCTTTTAAACTAGAATGAAtttgggaatttaaaaaattagtaagaaTAAAAGCAAGTATCACAATAAAATTTCAAACAAATTTCAATTCAGACAATAAAGAAACCCAATAACAAAAGAAGTGTAAGTTGATGTCGTGGAATAATAAATATCcattacagatgcaaaaatctatGAATATATGAGACAATTAAGATTACATAATTATTTCCAAAGTATGTGTAAGCAATACATAGATTAATAGAGAATATtggcataaaaaatattttgaacctCTCTATGTTTTCTGATcactaaaagagaaaatgagctaTGGTATGGATGATGTTAATATTGTTGATGAAGTcaattatttataattaaattatgaaaatacaTTCAATATTTTATGTGAGTGTCCAAAAAATGAATCAGTAGAGATAAAGATTGTAACAATTTGaaatcaatattaaaataaattttccaaaatatgtgaatatatattataattacaattaaatactagaaatgatttttattttgaaattaatcaaaataaattaAGTGCAATCTAGTAGAATAACTAATACAATTTTCATATCAACTATATATGTTTACATGCAATCAAACCACAGCAATTTAGGGAAAATATCCCAAACTCCATAAAgacattattaatattatttcattttatttgtttagaaGTGGAAAGCAGAAAAAATTCAACTCACATAAATGTGATTCCAGTGTAGCATATCCTGTCTTTCAACAGCTCCCTTAAGAATCTGGGTTTAGATTGTGACCATGGGGTTAGTGCAAGGAATTGTCAAATGGAATACCAGATGGTCAAATATCATTATATTATTGCATAAAAATGAATGAGTCAAAGACCTTCTTAATGTTACTCAGTGGGTGGTGGTGAGTGGAGAACTGgggagagagcaagagaaagagataaagaaagagaagtaaaGAGTGGGGGACAGAACAGGGAGAGGCTGATTGATTAAGGGaagttaaaaggaataaaatcttTAGACAAAAGGCCTTTGAGTAGATCTTAAGGAAATTGATGAGGAAGAGTGACTTCCAGAGACACCAAGCAATGGAATAATatcagaaagctaaaaaatggtGAGATTCTATGTGTTATTAAATcactaaattaatttatttatgattatttaaaataaatattcaaaaaattatTCAGACTTTTCAAGACTATACAACTTTCCCTAACATTGAACCCTCAAAGAATTCTCCAACATCTACCATGAGTTGAGGCCATCTTCTTCGCAGGGTAAGATTTTTGTATAGCAGGAAATAGTCCCATTAAGTTTCTATGCTCCTTTTCTAAGACATCCAACTTTTCCCCTCAACAATCTCTAACCTTGCTATAGGAAATATCTTCATGCACAGCAGAAATGTCTTAGTCCAGGAAAAAGGAGTAGGAGATTGAactttgttccatttttctttcctttgaaattGGTCTTCAGAGACAAGAGGAGGGTGTTTTCATAGGGACTGCTGATATCAGATCACTTTTGAGGTTGGGCCACTTCCAAATTACCCCAGGACAACTCTGCAGCACAAACCTGAAAGAAGCCTCCCTGAGGTTAACAAGGCTTTAAAGTCAACACAGGATCCCTCAAGTGAGCCTTTttgtttagaaaaaataaaaacagcctaatttttttctctctacaaATTTTGCATTGTAAACTCCACTATGAATCTATTCCACAGAGACTCAAGTAAATATAGAAAAGTTTATTTCCCAagagactttttaaaagcaaaggGACAAGGAGTTTCAAATAATTTGTATAACAAGTTTCATGCACATAGGCATGcacatatgtatgtgtgcatgcatgtgtatatgtgttttgaatataaactataatcatgcAGTACTTTAGAGCTGCAGTGAGCTATCTTTCAATTTTGGAGAGAATGGAATTCAGTTACTGCTCATTTTTAGTGACTGTAATGAATGTGCAGGTTTATTTCACAAACAGAAATCCATGCATGTGAAGTGCTAAGATCTACTATTAGGGCTACCACCAGTCGTTGAACATGTGTGTCCTACACTAGAACTTTGGAGAGGAATTTGAGAGGAGCGAAAATCCATCCCCACCCACAAGGCCATGACCACCTCTGAACTAGGGCATTGGGGAACCTTATGAAAGCAGTTTCTCTCTTGGATTTTTCTTCAAACTTTTCATACAGAGGGATCATTTTCTCTAATTTCCactgacatttctttttttatttattttatattaagttgtcttttaaaaaaagatacataaatcataaaatgttacattaaaaaatatgaggttcccacatacccccacctccccttaccgcactcctcccacatcaacaacctctttcaccattgtggcacattcattgcatttggtgaatacattttggagcactgctgcaccacatggataatagtttacattgtagtttacactcacccccagtatattcagtgggttatggcaggatatataatgtccagcatctgtccctgcaatatcatttaggacaactccaagtccccaaaatgcccccatatctcatctctacttccctctccctgccctcagtaactaacTACctaggccactttctccagatcaatgctacagtttcttccattattaatcacatcTATAGTAAAGTAGCAGTAAGTTCATGctcatgcatattttattccttcattctgtggaccctggaatgatgatgtctgctccacctctatatcaagagggggcttagaaccaTGGTTGCTGggtgcaattttcctgcttggagttaggttccctggtgtggtggttgaccaccttcacctccctgttagccatcCTCTGAAACTTCTTATTCACTAGTTGTAGCTCTTTTGAACATGCATGTAAAGATTTTGTGAccttaaaaactttatttctaatcATAGTCAATTATGCATTACATTATGGTTACACCAATAATTAGCTATGATGGACTATACAAAATGGTTCCTTGGTTTTGCTTATGCATATTCTTCTTCCTATATTATTCAATAGTTCCTTCTTTCTACAGATAGAATGAAATTCTGTCTTCATTAACCTACAGTGATTTAAACCCTTTTTTATATTTCCTATGGTCACAAGTTGAATGATTAGTTAACTTACTTTAGGTACCTATACTAtttcatatgcaaataaaaacatacacacatatttttagcattttgccCTTAGATGACATTCTACTTGGGTCATGCCTCTCCCTATTGCAATTATCAATGATGTTTAGTGTCAGGAAATTGTTTTACTCACTTTGGAACATAAGTATTTAGAAGAGTAGCACAGAGCACATGgttaaaatatttgatatatgagtaaatgaatgaaaaaatgaacaaaataaaaaagaaaaggaaatattagaTCTGTTCTAATTCTGGCACTTTTATAGAAAAGCAAAATTTGATAAATGTAAAGATCTTTCTGGAAAAGAATTCCAAATGAATACTCTGCACTTTACATTAGAA is a window of Dasypus novemcinctus isolate mDasNov1 chromosome 29, mDasNov1.1.hap2, whole genome shotgun sequence DNA encoding:
- the LOC101424593 gene encoding olfactory receptor 6M1-like encodes the protein MSYDLYVAICNPLQYSMIMTSSFCVRLVILSWVSSFLLILPTTIYRARLPYCGPNKIGHFFCDSAPLLHLACADIHAIELLDFLSSLVLLISSLSLTVVSYAYIISTVLKIPSGQGQCKAFATCASHFTVVSMGYGVSIFVYVRPSQKSSLHLNKILFIFSSVIIPLLNPFIFSLRNETMKNALKDTLTKSQGFIKWMKSL